The Antennarius striatus isolate MH-2024 chromosome 23, ASM4005453v1, whole genome shotgun sequence genome has a segment encoding these proteins:
- the efs gene encoding embryonal Fyn-associated substrate isoform X1 — MSVSTVLAKALFDNTAESPEELAFRKGDILMVLEQEQSGGPGWWLCSLHGRQGIAPANRLRLLQTAPPPGSEPRHGSVEDSVYLSPGVPLVISSAEDVDGVYRSPPGVGEGRGLGVASRPGELRRAEVGRPRSHSSSGARPRPDWDIGVAGRPRSPSLKGRGTEMTGTLSQIPSAQLSRQPGALMASEPKYLPPSGASRAANEAEDTTYLVPRETLTGHSDDCYLVPKGTPLAGDDVYQSPTSGAAANGPGAPQPKTNQETPGMYHTPTPVGASLHRTSAIALAHQHPSPLTPSQASPRPLLKGPQPNPAAARGKPGLACHRGGSPLLVRTGQIRVPGSPNFARKPPPPAPPVRGVTKKEPQPPAAAAPASTDSVLKPAGHVTSQADGAQSNEDKMNNGLEKSSNGQNNKGENLDYSDAVDDQVYDTPPRGRWQRPVLTDDGIYDTPRSVPQPVDAETEVYDVPTIILNVSASDFPPDDVDDDVYSVPTLPGVPLGAGESTAGLPGEDAAQVYRIPGPGKQTSIMGPDLDSSEPDCGIYDMPALTSDVLPHSLSSSSTSTRRLSVSSNGSGDVQWRALLSSLVQSVLSTASCPAPTLSSRDLATSLAEILSTWKANHPDDPPPPLQQAWARLSDLLPALSAIGNAPPSEGLLLLVQRSLEESTLLLQAQGRPRLPSQESLSRRPLPALPVPDGKSSGGGMGSRKGSWIQERPLPPTPQPSFPLPSTTATVTLTVGPVAGEDDPSNEYAGIGLTPMPAPILNGDSVGYVKLQGKPEPPFDALTENRQTQTITAEPRVNPSPALPVTLSLEDSELLSFYSSQSLAHLSCLADAIDVLFSSVQGNQPPRVFVARGKSLIVTAHKLVFIGDTLSRLLTSADLRAKITTSGGRLCQALKSVVVATKGAAQNYPSVSATQEMVDCVAELSQQAAGFSTLLQRLAEISS, encoded by the exons ACTGTTTTGGCGAAGGCGCTGTTTGACAACACGGCGGAGAGCCCGGAGGAGCTGGCGTTCCGTAAGGGAGACATCTTGATGGTTCTGGAGCAGGAGCAGAGCGGCGGGCCGGGTTGGTGGCTCTGCTCCCTGCACGGCAGACAAGGAATCGCCCCCGCTAACCGATTGCGACTCCTCCAGACCGCCCCACCGCCGGGCTCAGAACCACGACACGGCTCCGTCGAGGACTCGGTCTACCTGTCGCCTGGCGTCCCGCTGGTTATCAGTAGTGCAGAGGATGTGGACGGAGTGTATCGCTCCCCGCCAGGCGTCGGCGAGGGACGAGGACTCGGAGTTGCCTCGAGACCAGGGGAGCTTCGCCGAGCAGAGGTCGGGCGTCCGCGTTCCCACTCCAGCTCCGGCGCCCGCCCCAGACCCGACTGGGACATCGGGGTGGCAGGTCGTCCACGTTCGCCGTCTCTGAAAGGACGAGGCACGGAAATGACCGGAACACTTAGTCAGATTCCATCGGCTCAGCTTTCCAGGCAGCCGGGGGCTTTGATGGCTTCAGAACCCAAGTACCTCCCCCCCTCCGGAGCTTCCAGGGCAGCCAATGAAGCGGAAGACACCACATATCTCGTCCCCAGAGAAACACTAACCGGACACTCGGACGACTGTTACTTGGTGCCCAAAGGTACGCCCCTCGCAGGTGATGATGTCTACCAATCCCCGACATCGGGGGCTGCAGCTAATGGACCCGGCGCCCCCCAACCCAAAACGAACCAGGAAACCCCTGGGATGtatcacacccccacccccgtggGAGCAAGCCTTCATCGGACGTCAGCCATAGCTTTGGCCCACCAGCACCCATCTCCGTTAACCCCTTCGCAAGCCTCCCCCAGACCTCTACTGAAGGGACCTCAACCCAACCCCGCCGCAGCCAGGGGCAAACCGGGCCTCGCCTGCCACCGGGGGGGGTCTCCGTTGCTGGTGAGAACCGGGCAGATCAGGGTACCCGGGTCGCCAAATTTCGCCCGCAAACCCCCACCGCCGGCGCCTCCGGTGAGGGGGGTCACCAAGAAGGAACCGCAgccgccagcagcagcagcgccagcATCAACCGACTCGGTCCTGAAACCAGCGGGTCATGTGACGTCTCAGGCAGACGGAGCTCAGAGCAACGAGGACAAGATGAACAACGGCCTCGAGAAAAGCAGCAATGGGCAAAACAACAAAGGAGAAAATCTGGATTATTCTGACGCTGTGGACGATCAG GTGTATGATACCCCTCCCCGGGGCAGGTGGCAGCGCCCGGTGTTAACTGATGACGGCATTTACGACACCCCTCGCAGCGTCCCACAACCAGTCGACGCTGAGACGGAG GTATATGATGTCCCCACCATCATTCTGAACGTGTCGGCGTCCGACTTCCCGCCCGATGACGTTGATGACGACGTGTACAGCGTTCCCACGCTTCCAGGTGTTCCTCTGGGCGCAGGAGAGTCCACCGCTGGTCTCCCTGGGGAGGACGCGGCTCAGGTCTATCGGATCCCCGGACCCGGGAAACAAACCAGTATTATGGGTCCTGACCTGGATTCCTCTGAGCCCGACTGCGGCATCTACGACATGCCCGCTCTGACCTCTGACGTCCTCCCCCACTCGCTGTCGTCCTCCTCTACCTCGACCCGCCGCCTGTCCGTCTCCAGTAACGGCTCAGGCGATGTTCAGTGGCGAGCCCTGCTCTCCAGCCTCGTCCAATCGGTTCTCAGCACGGcctcctgccccgcccccaccctGTCATCACGGGACTTGGCCACCTCGCTGGCTGAAATCCTCTCGACCTGGAAAGCCAATCATCCGGACGACCCCCCGCCTCCTCTGCAGCAGGCATGGGCTCGACTGTCAGACCTCCTGCCCGCGCTGTCCGCCATCGGCAACGCCCCCCCATCCGAAGGGCTCTTGCTGCTGGTCCAGCGCTCCCTGGAGGAAAGCACCCTCCTCTTACAGGCTCAGGGCCGCCCCCGCCTGCCGTCTCAAGAATCCCTGTCCCGCAGGCCGCTGCCTGCACTACCAGTGCCTGATGGGAAATCCTCAGGTGGCGGAATGGGCTCGCGTAAAGGTAGCTGGATCCAGGAGAGgcctctgccccccacccctcagcCTTCCTTCCCTTTGCCTTCCACCACGGCGACGGTGACGTTGACGGTCGGCCCCGTTGCCGGGGAAGACGACCCTAGCAACGAGTACGCCGGGATCGGCTTGACACCCATGCCCGCCCCCATCCTGAACGGAGACAGTGTTGGATACGTCAAACTGCAG GGTAAACCCGAGCCGCCTTTCGATGCTCTGACAGAGAACAGACAAACGCAAACAATCACCGCCGAGCCGAGG GTGAACCCTTCCCCCGCTCTCCCGGTGACCCTCTCCCTGGAGGATTCGGAGCTGCTGTCGTTTTATTCCTCCCAGAGCCTCGCTCACCTCTCCTGCCTGGCGGACGCCATCGACGTGCTCTTCAGCAGCGTGCAGGGGAACCAACCGCCGCGCGTCTTCGTCGCCAGGGGGAAGAGCCTCATCGTGACGGCGCACAAGCTGGTGTTCATCGGGGACACGCTGTCCCGCCTCCTGACCTCTGCCGACCTGCGGGCCAAA ATCACAACCTCGGGGGGTCGACTCTGCCAGGCCTTGAAGTCGGTCGTCGTGGCGACAAAGGGCGCCGCGCAAAACTACCCATCAGTATCAGCCACTCAGGAGATGGTGGACTGCGTCGCCGAGCTTTCCCAGCAAGCAGCGGGCTTCTCCACTCTGCTTCAGCGTCTGGCAGAAATATCGTCGtga
- the efs gene encoding embryonal Fyn-associated substrate isoform X2, whose amino-acid sequence MSVSTVLAKALFDNTAESPEELAFRKGDILMVLEQEQSGGPGWWLCSLHGRQGIAPANRLRLLQTAPPPGSEPRHGSVEDSVYLSPGVPLVISSAEDVDGVYRSPPGVGEGRGLGVASRPGELRRAEVGRPRSHSSSGARPRPDWDIGVAGRPRSPSLKGRGTEMTGTLSQIPSAQLSRQPGALMASEPKYLPPSGASRAANEAEDTTYLVPRETLTGHSDDCYLVPKGTPLAGDDVYQSPTSGAAANGPGAPQPKTNQETPGMYHTPTPVGASLHRTSAIALAHQHPSPLTPSQASPRPLLKGPQPNPAAARGKPGLACHRGGSPLLVRTGQIRVPGSPNFARKPPPPAPPVRGVTKKEPQPPAAAAPASTDSVLKPAGHVTSQADGAQSNEDKMNNGLEKSSNGQNNKGENLDYSDAVDDQVYDTPPRGRWQRPVLTDDGIYDTPRSVPQPVDAETEVYDVPTIILNVSASDFPPDDVDDDVYSVPTLPGVPLGAGESTAGLPGEDAAQVYRIPGPGKQTSIMGPDLDSSEPDCGIYDMPALTSDVLPHSLSSSSTSTRRLSVSSNGSGDVQWRALLSSLVQSVLSTASCPAPTLSSRDLATSLAEILSTWKANHPDDPPPPLQQAWARLSDLLPALSAIGNAPPSEGLLLLVQRSLEESTLLLQAQGRPRLPSQESLSRRPLPALPVPDGKSSGGGMGSRKGSWIQERPLPPTPQPSFPLPSTTATVTLTVGPVAGEDDPSNEYAGIGLTPMPAPILNGDSVGYVKLQVNPSPALPVTLSLEDSELLSFYSSQSLAHLSCLADAIDVLFSSVQGNQPPRVFVARGKSLIVTAHKLVFIGDTLSRLLTSADLRAKITTSGGRLCQALKSVVVATKGAAQNYPSVSATQEMVDCVAELSQQAAGFSTLLQRLAEISS is encoded by the exons ACTGTTTTGGCGAAGGCGCTGTTTGACAACACGGCGGAGAGCCCGGAGGAGCTGGCGTTCCGTAAGGGAGACATCTTGATGGTTCTGGAGCAGGAGCAGAGCGGCGGGCCGGGTTGGTGGCTCTGCTCCCTGCACGGCAGACAAGGAATCGCCCCCGCTAACCGATTGCGACTCCTCCAGACCGCCCCACCGCCGGGCTCAGAACCACGACACGGCTCCGTCGAGGACTCGGTCTACCTGTCGCCTGGCGTCCCGCTGGTTATCAGTAGTGCAGAGGATGTGGACGGAGTGTATCGCTCCCCGCCAGGCGTCGGCGAGGGACGAGGACTCGGAGTTGCCTCGAGACCAGGGGAGCTTCGCCGAGCAGAGGTCGGGCGTCCGCGTTCCCACTCCAGCTCCGGCGCCCGCCCCAGACCCGACTGGGACATCGGGGTGGCAGGTCGTCCACGTTCGCCGTCTCTGAAAGGACGAGGCACGGAAATGACCGGAACACTTAGTCAGATTCCATCGGCTCAGCTTTCCAGGCAGCCGGGGGCTTTGATGGCTTCAGAACCCAAGTACCTCCCCCCCTCCGGAGCTTCCAGGGCAGCCAATGAAGCGGAAGACACCACATATCTCGTCCCCAGAGAAACACTAACCGGACACTCGGACGACTGTTACTTGGTGCCCAAAGGTACGCCCCTCGCAGGTGATGATGTCTACCAATCCCCGACATCGGGGGCTGCAGCTAATGGACCCGGCGCCCCCCAACCCAAAACGAACCAGGAAACCCCTGGGATGtatcacacccccacccccgtggGAGCAAGCCTTCATCGGACGTCAGCCATAGCTTTGGCCCACCAGCACCCATCTCCGTTAACCCCTTCGCAAGCCTCCCCCAGACCTCTACTGAAGGGACCTCAACCCAACCCCGCCGCAGCCAGGGGCAAACCGGGCCTCGCCTGCCACCGGGGGGGGTCTCCGTTGCTGGTGAGAACCGGGCAGATCAGGGTACCCGGGTCGCCAAATTTCGCCCGCAAACCCCCACCGCCGGCGCCTCCGGTGAGGGGGGTCACCAAGAAGGAACCGCAgccgccagcagcagcagcgccagcATCAACCGACTCGGTCCTGAAACCAGCGGGTCATGTGACGTCTCAGGCAGACGGAGCTCAGAGCAACGAGGACAAGATGAACAACGGCCTCGAGAAAAGCAGCAATGGGCAAAACAACAAAGGAGAAAATCTGGATTATTCTGACGCTGTGGACGATCAG GTGTATGATACCCCTCCCCGGGGCAGGTGGCAGCGCCCGGTGTTAACTGATGACGGCATTTACGACACCCCTCGCAGCGTCCCACAACCAGTCGACGCTGAGACGGAG GTATATGATGTCCCCACCATCATTCTGAACGTGTCGGCGTCCGACTTCCCGCCCGATGACGTTGATGACGACGTGTACAGCGTTCCCACGCTTCCAGGTGTTCCTCTGGGCGCAGGAGAGTCCACCGCTGGTCTCCCTGGGGAGGACGCGGCTCAGGTCTATCGGATCCCCGGACCCGGGAAACAAACCAGTATTATGGGTCCTGACCTGGATTCCTCTGAGCCCGACTGCGGCATCTACGACATGCCCGCTCTGACCTCTGACGTCCTCCCCCACTCGCTGTCGTCCTCCTCTACCTCGACCCGCCGCCTGTCCGTCTCCAGTAACGGCTCAGGCGATGTTCAGTGGCGAGCCCTGCTCTCCAGCCTCGTCCAATCGGTTCTCAGCACGGcctcctgccccgcccccaccctGTCATCACGGGACTTGGCCACCTCGCTGGCTGAAATCCTCTCGACCTGGAAAGCCAATCATCCGGACGACCCCCCGCCTCCTCTGCAGCAGGCATGGGCTCGACTGTCAGACCTCCTGCCCGCGCTGTCCGCCATCGGCAACGCCCCCCCATCCGAAGGGCTCTTGCTGCTGGTCCAGCGCTCCCTGGAGGAAAGCACCCTCCTCTTACAGGCTCAGGGCCGCCCCCGCCTGCCGTCTCAAGAATCCCTGTCCCGCAGGCCGCTGCCTGCACTACCAGTGCCTGATGGGAAATCCTCAGGTGGCGGAATGGGCTCGCGTAAAGGTAGCTGGATCCAGGAGAGgcctctgccccccacccctcagcCTTCCTTCCCTTTGCCTTCCACCACGGCGACGGTGACGTTGACGGTCGGCCCCGTTGCCGGGGAAGACGACCCTAGCAACGAGTACGCCGGGATCGGCTTGACACCCATGCCCGCCCCCATCCTGAACGGAGACAGTGTTGGATACGTCAAACTGCAG GTGAACCCTTCCCCCGCTCTCCCGGTGACCCTCTCCCTGGAGGATTCGGAGCTGCTGTCGTTTTATTCCTCCCAGAGCCTCGCTCACCTCTCCTGCCTGGCGGACGCCATCGACGTGCTCTTCAGCAGCGTGCAGGGGAACCAACCGCCGCGCGTCTTCGTCGCCAGGGGGAAGAGCCTCATCGTGACGGCGCACAAGCTGGTGTTCATCGGGGACACGCTGTCCCGCCTCCTGACCTCTGCCGACCTGCGGGCCAAA ATCACAACCTCGGGGGGTCGACTCTGCCAGGCCTTGAAGTCGGTCGTCGTGGCGACAAAGGGCGCCGCGCAAAACTACCCATCAGTATCAGCCACTCAGGAGATGGTGGACTGCGTCGCCGAGCTTTCCCAGCAAGCAGCGGGCTTCTCCACTCTGCTTCAGCGTCTGGCAGAAATATCGTCGtga